One Candidatus Aminicenantes bacterium genomic region harbors:
- a CDS encoding FG-GAP-like repeat-containing protein: MCYYLSAMKDEENSRLVSWKEIAAYLGCDVRTCLRWEKERGLPVHRPGGKPGPRVMAWKKELDEWLGGGAHGAAEVEPARETTTALDARGSISRTWILIPAMLIIVGGLAFLGIRALTIDREPADFRIEGSRLIIQNKEKKDLWDFDTKLKNLWTEEDYRRRFQTRSIDKENGLLYAPCLIIEDIDGDGHAEVLFAPHAEQLRNSNRIYCFDRRGKERWHFDGGGEMVFGPKTYSGDYFVSFEIHDIDNDGRKEIFVIAEHLDDFPTQLTLLSQDRRLLGQYWHCGRITDLALEDLYGNGRPELLLGGVDNESEKAFFAVLDPRILAGQSPSLKKRCPTLPAGTEKAYILLPYTDLDPYDDAHGVLASLRRLGNGRIDVRTSKTQMIYELDPKTLACLDLVFSSTFRSLHEKA, translated from the coding sequence TTGTGCTACTATCTTTCGGCTATGAAGGACGAAGAGAACAGCCGCTTGGTCTCCTGGAAAGAGATCGCCGCCTACCTCGGCTGCGACGTCCGGACCTGCCTGCGTTGGGAGAAGGAGCGCGGTCTACCCGTCCATCGGCCCGGGGGCAAGCCCGGCCCGCGGGTCATGGCCTGGAAAAAGGAGCTGGACGAATGGCTGGGCGGAGGGGCGCACGGAGCGGCGGAAGTCGAACCGGCGCGGGAAACGACCACAGCCCTGGATGCGCGGGGCTCGATCAGCCGCACTTGGATTTTGATTCCGGCCATGCTGATCATCGTGGGGGGCTTAGCCTTTCTCGGCATCCGGGCCCTGACCATAGACCGCGAACCGGCCGACTTCAGAATCGAGGGTTCCCGCCTGATCATCCAGAACAAGGAAAAGAAGGATCTCTGGGATTTCGATACGAAGCTGAAAAATCTTTGGACGGAAGAAGACTATCGCCGGCGATTTCAAACCCGTTCCATAGATAAAGAAAATGGTTTGCTCTATGCTCCCTGCCTCATCATCGAGGACATCGATGGGGACGGGCATGCGGAAGTCCTTTTCGCGCCGCACGCAGAGCAGCTACGCAACTCGAACCGGATATATTGCTTCGACCGCCGCGGTAAGGAGCGCTGGCATTTCGACGGCGGAGGGGAGATGGTCTTCGGACCCAAGACCTACTCGGGGGACTATTTCGTCTCGTTCGAGATTCACGACATCGACAACGACGGGCGGAAAGAGATTTTCGTCATCGCCGAGCATCTCGATGATTTTCCGACGCAACTCACCCTCCTCTCGCAGGATCGGCGCCTTCTGGGCCAGTACTGGCACTGCGGACGGATTACAGATCTCGCCCTCGAGGACCTGTACGGAAACGGCCGTCCCGAGCTTCTCCTCGGGGGTGTGGACAACGAATCTGAAAAGGCTTTCTTTGCCGTGCTGGATCCCCGGATCTTGGCGGGTCAATCGCCTAGCCTGAAGAAAAGATGTCCAACGCTTCCGGCCGGGACAGAAAAAGCTTACATCCTCCTGCCCTACACCGACCTTGATCCCTATGACGATGCTCATGGGGTCCTGGCCTCGCTTCGGCGGCTGGGCAACGGGCGAATCGACGTCAGGACGTCGAAAACCCAAATGATCTACGAGCTCGACCCCAAGACGCTGGCCTGCCTGGATCTCGTGTTCTCGTCCACCTTTAGAAGCCTGCACGAGAAAGCCG
- the rlmB gene encoding 23S rRNA (guanosine(2251)-2'-O)-methyltransferase RlmB yields the protein MDRITRINPLIEVLKSAPRRVNKIILQKEEGHRPLGTIVGLAKDAHVPYLFLPRQVMDKMAPHHQGVIAMIAPKEFDTLEDVLRVAGEKPFLVLLDEIEDPQNLGAILRSAECAGVNGVVLPERRSAGLTETVAEVSAGALEHMKVARVTNLAQAMDHLREQGIWLVGAEGGGDGFYWEFDYNQPVAIVLGSEGKGIRPLVRKKCDRVLSIPMRGKINSLNVAAAASVFLFEAARQR from the coding sequence ATGGACCGCATCACCCGCATCAACCCGCTGATCGAAGTCCTCAAGTCCGCCCCGCGCCGGGTCAACAAGATCATCCTACAGAAAGAGGAAGGCCATCGGCCTCTCGGAACGATCGTCGGCTTGGCCAAGGACGCGCATGTTCCCTATCTCTTCCTGCCCCGCCAGGTCATGGACAAGATGGCGCCCCATCACCAGGGGGTGATCGCCATGATCGCGCCCAAGGAATTCGATACCCTCGAGGACGTTCTCCGCGTCGCGGGCGAGAAGCCCTTCCTCGTCCTGCTCGACGAGATCGAGGATCCGCAAAACCTGGGCGCCATTCTGCGCAGCGCCGAGTGCGCGGGCGTAAACGGGGTCGTCCTGCCCGAACGCCGTTCGGCCGGGTTGACCGAGACCGTCGCGGAGGTTTCGGCCGGGGCCCTCGAGCATATGAAAGTCGCCCGGGTGACCAACCTGGCCCAAGCCATGGATCATTTGCGCGAGCAGGGGATCTGGCTGGTTGGTGCCGAAGGCGGCGGCGACGGCTTCTATTGGGAATTCGATTACAACCAACCGGTGGCGATCGTCCTCGGCTCCGAGGGCAAGGGCATCCGCCCCCTCGTCCGCAAGAAGTGCGACCGGGTGCTGTCGATCCCGATGCGCGGCAAGATCAACTCGCTCAACGTCGCTGCGGCCGCCTCGGTCTTCCTGTTCGAGGCCGCCCGCCAGCGGTAG
- a CDS encoding acetyl-CoA carboxylase carboxyltransferase subunit alpha — MTKTDDFYQLEKPIIQLKEQIDELLLAGEPGTAEKVSALRLEIEKEWAKIAPHITPTQIVQIARHPKRPYSLDYIAALMTDFMELHGDRRFADDPALVAGFAFYKGRTVAVVGQQKGRTTRERLDRNFGQMNPEGYRKALRIFKLAEKFGHPIVSLIDTQGAYPGIGSEERGQAEAIALNLKTMFTLRVPIVCIVIGEGGSGGALGIGIGDQVMMLEHSFYSVISPEGCAAIIWKDKSDPSIVRQAAENLHLRAQDHFGFGLIDKIIPEPAGGAHIDSETTFKTVDKHLSQALKKLESKPVEELLNERYAKFRKMGVFVEK, encoded by the coding sequence ATGACCAAAACCGACGATTTCTATCAGCTCGAGAAGCCGATCATCCAGCTCAAGGAGCAGATCGATGAGCTCCTCCTGGCCGGCGAGCCCGGGACGGCGGAAAAAGTCTCCGCCCTGCGCTTGGAGATCGAGAAGGAATGGGCCAAGATCGCCCCCCATATCACCCCGACCCAGATCGTCCAGATCGCCCGCCACCCCAAAAGACCCTACTCGCTCGACTACATCGCCGCCTTGATGACCGATTTCATGGAGCTGCACGGCGACCGGCGCTTTGCCGATGATCCGGCCCTGGTGGCCGGCTTCGCCTTCTACAAGGGCCGCACCGTAGCCGTGGTCGGCCAGCAGAAGGGCCGCACGACCCGCGAGCGGCTGGACCGCAACTTCGGCCAGATGAATCCCGAGGGCTACCGCAAAGCCCTGCGCATCTTCAAGCTGGCCGAGAAGTTCGGCCATCCCATCGTCAGCCTGATCGACACTCAGGGTGCTTACCCGGGGATCGGAAGCGAGGAGCGCGGCCAGGCCGAAGCTATCGCCCTGAACCTCAAGACGATGTTCACCCTGCGCGTCCCGATCGTTTGCATCGTCATCGGCGAGGGCGGGAGCGGCGGGGCTCTGGGCATCGGCATCGGCGATCAGGTCATGATGCTGGAGCACTCGTTCTACTCCGTCATCTCGCCCGAGGGCTGCGCCGCCATCATCTGGAAGGACAAGTCCGATCCGTCGATCGTCCGGCAGGCGGCCGAGAACCTTCACCTGCGGGCCCAGGACCATTTCGGCTTCGGCCTGATCGACAAGATCATCCCCGAGCCTGCCGGCGGCGCTCATATCGATTCGGAGACGACCTTCAAGACTGTGGACAAGCATTTGTCCCAAGCCCTCAAGAAGCTCGAGAGCAAGCCCGTCGAAGAGCTGCTCAACGAGCGCTACGCGAAGTTCCGCAAGATGGGGGTCTTCGTCGAGAAATGA
- the hisS gene encoding histidine--tRNA ligase, with the protein MSGEAPAGKTLTAVKGTHDILPGEVEVWQKVEAETKRLFELYGYKELRAPVIEPTELFQKGTGETTDIVTKEMYSFVDKGGRSITLRPEYTPSVARAIVEHRLDLLGTPMRYYYIGPMFRYDKPQKGRYRQFHQVDVEVFAEKDPALDAEIVEMADALLKSLGVVETETLVNSVGCKACRPAFSKALRERAVAVQDKLCGDCRRKMETNPLRIFDCKIEGCREQARAFPKITGFLCAECRDHFAAFRAHLDRYGVAYRHDESLVRGLDYYTKTTFEVVNTSGGQQNAILGGGRYDDMMKDFGGPDICGIGFAMGVERLIAMLTLKPEPRRFLYVVHHGEAATAKAIELARFFRRGGVETIIEFGGRSFKNQFGRAGKLGAAWVLIVGEDETAKGIFQLKDMAAGTQVAGTPEELLRGVRS; encoded by the coding sequence ATGAGCGGCGAAGCTCCGGCTGGGAAAACCCTGACCGCCGTCAAGGGCACCCACGACATTCTGCCGGGCGAGGTCGAAGTCTGGCAGAAGGTCGAGGCCGAGACGAAGCGGCTGTTCGAGCTGTATGGCTACAAGGAACTGCGGGCGCCCGTCATCGAGCCCACGGAGCTCTTCCAGAAAGGGACCGGCGAGACGACCGATATCGTGACGAAAGAAATGTACTCCTTCGTCGACAAAGGCGGCCGCTCGATCACCCTGCGGCCCGAATATACCCCGTCGGTCGCCCGGGCCATCGTCGAGCATCGGCTCGACCTGCTCGGAACACCGATGCGCTACTACTACATCGGCCCGATGTTCCGGTACGACAAGCCCCAGAAGGGCCGCTATCGCCAGTTCCATCAGGTCGACGTCGAAGTTTTTGCCGAGAAAGACCCGGCCCTCGACGCCGAGATCGTGGAGATGGCCGACGCCCTGTTGAAGAGCCTCGGGGTCGTCGAGACCGAGACGCTGGTCAACTCGGTCGGCTGCAAGGCCTGCCGGCCCGCTTTCTCGAAGGCCTTGCGGGAGCGTGCCGTCGCCGTCCAGGACAAGCTGTGCGGGGATTGTCGGCGCAAGATGGAGACCAATCCGCTGCGCATCTTCGATTGCAAGATCGAAGGCTGCCGCGAGCAGGCCCGCGCGTTTCCCAAGATCACCGGGTTCCTCTGCGCCGAGTGCCGCGACCACTTTGCCGCCTTCCGGGCCCATCTCGACCGCTACGGAGTCGCATATCGTCACGACGAGAGCCTGGTTCGCGGGCTTGATTACTACACTAAGACGACGTTCGAGGTCGTCAACACGAGCGGCGGCCAGCAGAACGCCATCCTCGGCGGCGGCCGCTACGACGACATGATGAAGGATTTCGGCGGCCCCGACATCTGCGGCATCGGATTCGCCATGGGGGTCGAGCGGCTGATCGCCATGCTGACCCTCAAGCCTGAGCCGCGGCGGTTTCTCTACGTCGTCCACCATGGGGAAGCGGCGACGGCCAAAGCCATTGAGCTGGCCCGCTTCTTCCGGCGAGGCGGCGTCGAGACGATCATTGAGTTCGGCGGCCGCAGCTTCAAGAACCAGTTCGGCCGGGCCGGCAAGCTCGGCGCCGCGTGGGTCCTGATCGTCGGCGAGGACGAGACGGCCAAGGGCATTTTCCAGCTTAAGGACATGGCTGCGGGAACCCAGGTCGCCGGCACCCCCGAAGAGCTTCTGAGAGGGGTCAGGTCTTAA
- the aspS gene encoding aspartate--tRNA ligase codes for MSNEQAPAAAAWKRTHYAGALRSSDQGREVVLCGWVHKSRDMGHLVFVDVRDREGLAQIVFRSDRPGLMEEAKKLRNESVIGIRGLVRRREAVNKDIPTGEVELEAHELKLFAASKTPPFAIADPPQASEELRLKYRYLDLRRPKMQRQIRLRHDAALAVRNYMSGHGFLEIETPILANPTPEGARDYLVPSRVYKGRFYALPQSPQQFKQTLMIAGFDRYFQIVRCFRDEDLRADRQPEFTQIDIEMSFIEPEEFYALNEGLMEAVFALAGRTLVRPFPRLTYAEAMEKYGSDKPDLRVPLAMKDLTAVGKSLGSEMLQAVFAAGGELKGLLVPGAGNLSRGQLDKLGDKAKSLGAKGLFWIKRQDGWKAGLKLAEAEYEKIWAELGGGASDLALLVADKRETALKALGEIRRTWPVDESLKKGALAFAWVTDFPLFEWSGEEKRHVSMHHPFTAPAPEDLPFLETEPGRVRAKAYDLILNGVEVGGGSIRIHEMDVQRRIFKALGLSDAETESKFGYFLEALSYGAPPHGGIAFGFDRLVMLLAGEESIREVIPFPKTTSAMDLMTGSPSDVDERQLNELGLKLK; via the coding sequence ATGAGCAACGAACAAGCCCCGGCCGCCGCGGCCTGGAAGCGCACCCACTATGCCGGCGCCCTGCGCTCCTCCGACCAAGGCCGCGAGGTCGTCCTCTGCGGCTGGGTCCACAAGTCGCGCGACATGGGCCACCTCGTCTTCGTCGATGTTCGCGACCGCGAAGGCCTGGCCCAGATCGTTTTTCGATCCGACCGGCCCGGCCTGATGGAAGAAGCCAAAAAGCTCCGCAACGAATCGGTGATCGGCATCCGCGGCCTTGTCCGCCGGCGCGAAGCCGTCAACAAGGACATCCCGACGGGCGAGGTTGAGCTCGAGGCCCATGAGCTGAAGCTCTTTGCGGCGTCCAAAACCCCGCCCTTCGCCATCGCCGATCCGCCCCAGGCCTCCGAGGAGCTGCGGCTCAAGTACCGCTATCTCGACTTGCGCCGGCCCAAGATGCAGCGGCAGATCCGGCTCCGCCACGACGCCGCCCTGGCCGTCCGCAACTACATGAGCGGCCACGGTTTCCTTGAGATCGAAACTCCCATCCTGGCCAACCCGACGCCCGAGGGCGCCCGCGACTACCTCGTTCCCAGCCGGGTCTACAAGGGACGCTTCTATGCCCTGCCCCAGTCGCCCCAGCAGTTCAAGCAGACCCTGATGATCGCGGGCTTCGACCGCTATTTCCAGATCGTCCGCTGCTTCCGCGACGAGGACCTGCGGGCCGACCGCCAGCCCGAGTTCACCCAGATTGACATCGAGATGAGCTTCATTGAGCCCGAGGAGTTCTATGCCCTCAACGAGGGCCTGATGGAGGCCGTCTTTGCCCTGGCCGGCCGGACGCTAGTCCGTCCCTTCCCCCGGCTGACTTATGCCGAGGCCATGGAGAAGTACGGCTCGGATAAACCGGACCTGCGCGTCCCGCTGGCCATGAAGGACCTGACCGCCGTCGGAAAAAGCCTCGGCTCCGAGATGCTGCAGGCCGTCTTCGCGGCCGGCGGCGAGCTCAAGGGCTTGCTCGTCCCCGGCGCCGGGAATCTCTCCCGCGGCCAGCTCGACAAGCTGGGTGACAAGGCCAAGTCGCTCGGCGCCAAAGGCCTGTTCTGGATCAAGCGGCAGGACGGCTGGAAGGCCGGGCTCAAGCTGGCCGAGGCCGAGTATGAGAAGATCTGGGCCGAGCTCGGCGGCGGCGCCTCCGACCTGGCCCTCCTCGTGGCCGACAAGCGCGAGACCGCCCTCAAGGCCTTGGGCGAGATCCGGCGGACTTGGCCGGTCGACGAATCCCTCAAGAAAGGCGCCCTGGCCTTCGCCTGGGTCACCGATTTCCCGCTCTTCGAATGGAGCGGGGAGGAGAAGCGTCACGTCTCCATGCACCACCCCTTCACCGCGCCGGCGCCCGAAGATCTCCCGTTTCTGGAAACCGAGCCGGGTCGGGTCCGGGCCAAGGCCTATGACTTGATCCTGAACGGGGTCGAGGTTGGAGGCGGGTCCATCCGTATCCATGAGATGGACGTCCAGCGCCGGATCTTCAAGGCCCTCGGGCTTTCCGATGCCGAGACCGAATCCAAATTCGGCTATTTCCTCGAAGCCTTGAGCTACGGCGCCCCTCCCCACGGCGGCATCGCCTTCGGGTTCGACCGCCTGGTGATGCTCCTGGCCGGCGAAGAGTCCATCCGCGAGGTCATCCCCTTCCCCAAGACAACCAGCGCCATGGACCTGATGACCGGCTCGCCCTCCGACGTGGACGAGCGCCAACTGAATGAGCTGGGGCTCAAGCTGAAGTAG
- a CDS encoding undecaprenyl-diphosphate phosphatase, whose product MPIIHAAVLGLIQGLTEFLPISSSAHLTLAPWFFGWPDPGLTFDIALHVGTLLAVVAFFWKDWLRLIRNGLTKGLATPDGRLFWFLAAASVPGAAAGVLFESQAETIFRGPLVIAAMLAAMGFVLLIADRMAARRVTSVEPTLGRSLAVGLAQALAIVPGVSRSGITMATGLFAGMTREAAARFSFLLSTPMIAGAAVFKLRHLSPSAVDAPFLTGIIVSAAVGFLVIGGLLKWLARRGFLPFVVYRILLAAVVVLVFVLR is encoded by the coding sequence ATGCCGATCATTCATGCCGCCGTCCTGGGGCTTATTCAAGGCCTGACCGAATTCCTGCCGATCTCGAGCTCGGCCCATCTGACCCTGGCGCCGTGGTTTTTCGGCTGGCCCGACCCGGGGCTGACCTTCGACATCGCCCTTCATGTGGGAACCCTGCTGGCCGTGGTCGCCTTCTTCTGGAAGGATTGGCTCCGGCTCATCCGTAACGGCCTGACCAAAGGGCTGGCGACCCCCGATGGGCGCCTATTCTGGTTCCTGGCGGCGGCCTCCGTTCCGGGAGCGGCTGCCGGCGTCCTGTTCGAATCGCAGGCGGAAACGATCTTTCGCGGGCCGCTTGTCATTGCGGCCATGCTGGCGGCGATGGGCTTTGTCCTGTTGATCGCCGACCGGATGGCGGCGCGCCGGGTCACGAGCGTCGAGCCGACCCTGGGGCGCAGCCTGGCCGTCGGCCTGGCCCAAGCTCTGGCGATAGTCCCTGGCGTATCCCGGTCCGGCATCACCATGGCCACCGGACTTTTCGCCGGGATGACGAGGGAAGCGGCGGCCCGCTTCTCGTTTCTTCTTTCGACGCCGATGATCGCCGGCGCGGCCGTCTTCAAGCTCCGCCATCTTTCCCCCTCAGCCGTGGACGCGCCCTTTCTGACCGGCATCATCGTCTCGGCCGCGGTCGGGTTCCTGGTGATCGGGGGGCTCCTCAAATGGCTGGCCCGCCGCGGATTCCTGCCGTTTGTCGTCTACCGGATTCTCCTGGCCGCCGTCGTCGTCCTGGTCTTCGTTCTTCGTTGA
- a CDS encoding SUMF1/EgtB/PvdO family nonheme iron enzyme, whose product MRARTFLGLGVIGAVLLGGIAGQGLGGGIGTGGSYSPGGQAARESLRSLKMIGTKGAASAVAGLILSDGSEIALSAPFPLFSVLIDGRLQSASALPPGLTMTVAAEASFRPGAKLAVVFRNDTKAKLKLENLVPLGEGGDRTYITAGLPNEPPHTLSRTQLFRPGLKPIGAVLPDNAWHLGYCTADAGGGTALTAIARRVKTDKAERTRWAVILEPGGSVEYALHFEAHRGGWRRGLEIMFRERFLYDLPSFDNALFRRADLGWVRRAYLMVLQFAWDHVYFDRSTQRYAYDATLTAWDKLLGPIDIYTIWPTWPRLGLDERNQWDMYRDLPGGLAELRRQVDLAHTLGKKYFISYNPWDESTRHEDHIAGMEAMLKTLDADGVVLDTRGESSREFQAAADRVKPGIIMYSEGMAVPKDMPGIVSGRVHDALYMPPPLNLNKFIKPDFAIFRVLQLAEGPLHRESAVAFFNGYGSEINTMRPGRPDWVEEELRYLGRTTKLLRENATAFVDPAWQPLVPTLEDGIWANRWRDGGKTVFTVFSLRPEGYKGPLVDVDVPAGSHLVSLWNHEELAAVERSGRFYAPVDIEAFAASRLGTRLEGNAECLAVLPEILKVSADGEIVTFEAPGAPAGSRIAVSAGSPSYAEEPARFGTERRTIALHDYFGFQEEKFVVQLFDGRGEILDERVVRLALALPRLVSGAERTAAAKIAPPGMVEIPAGTFVFKTAGNPDDANPIIPYPDTQKPRTLAMPRLFMDRTPVTNAQFAAFLAAAKYAPKDASNFLKHWSGGKIPAGLENHPVVWVSLEDARAYARWAGKRLPTEAEWQYAAQGTDGRAYPWGAKMEPGRCNDKLNRTTPVDAFPRGASPYGVLDMVGNVWQVLGDVYDDGVYAYGIIRGGSHYAPEKSVWYVKSGPLPVDRVQILLLVAPGLDRSSTVGFRCVKDAE is encoded by the coding sequence ATGCGCGCTCGTACGTTTCTTGGGCTTGGTGTCATCGGGGCGGTCCTCCTTGGCGGGATCGCGGGCCAGGGGCTAGGCGGCGGGATCGGGACCGGGGGTTCGTATTCTCCCGGCGGGCAGGCCGCCCGTGAATCGCTCCGATCGCTCAAGATGATCGGGACCAAAGGCGCGGCATCGGCTGTCGCGGGGCTGATCCTCTCGGACGGCTCGGAGATCGCCCTGTCCGCGCCCTTCCCGCTCTTCTCGGTTCTTATCGACGGGCGCCTCCAGTCGGCCTCCGCGCTCCCGCCCGGGCTGACGATGACGGTCGCCGCCGAGGCTTCATTCCGGCCCGGGGCCAAGCTCGCGGTCGTCTTCCGCAACGATACCAAGGCCAAGCTCAAGCTGGAGAATCTCGTTCCGCTGGGCGAGGGCGGCGACCGGACCTATATCACGGCCGGCCTGCCCAACGAGCCGCCGCATACGCTCAGCCGGACGCAGCTCTTTCGCCCGGGCCTGAAGCCGATCGGTGCGGTCCTGCCCGATAACGCCTGGCACCTCGGGTATTGCACGGCCGACGCGGGGGGAGGGACGGCCTTGACCGCCATCGCCCGGCGGGTCAAGACCGACAAGGCCGAGCGCACCCGCTGGGCCGTGATCCTCGAGCCCGGCGGCTCGGTCGAGTACGCCCTGCACTTCGAGGCCCATCGCGGCGGCTGGCGCCGCGGCCTGGAGATCATGTTCCGGGAGCGCTTCCTTTACGATCTGCCATCTTTTGATAACGCTCTCTTCCGGCGGGCCGACCTGGGCTGGGTCCGCCGCGCCTATCTCATGGTCCTGCAGTTCGCCTGGGATCACGTCTATTTCGACCGCTCGACACAGCGCTATGCTTATGACGCGACCCTAACCGCCTGGGACAAGCTCCTCGGCCCGATCGACATCTACACCATCTGGCCGACCTGGCCGCGCCTGGGTCTGGACGAGAGAAACCAGTGGGATATGTACCGCGACCTGCCCGGCGGCCTGGCCGAGCTGCGGCGGCAGGTCGACTTGGCCCACACGCTGGGCAAGAAATACTTCATCTCCTACAACCCCTGGGACGAAAGCACGAGGCACGAGGATCATATCGCCGGCATGGAGGCCATGCTGAAGACGCTCGACGCCGACGGGGTCGTTCTCGACACGCGCGGCGAGTCGAGCCGCGAGTTCCAGGCTGCGGCCGACCGGGTCAAACCCGGAATCATCATGTACAGTGAGGGGATGGCGGTGCCCAAGGATATGCCGGGCATCGTCTCCGGCCGCGTCCATGACGCCCTCTATATGCCTCCGCCCCTCAATCTGAACAAGTTCATCAAGCCCGACTTCGCCATCTTCCGCGTCCTGCAATTGGCCGAAGGGCCGCTCCATCGCGAATCGGCGGTGGCCTTCTTCAACGGTTACGGCTCGGAGATCAACACCATGCGGCCGGGCCGGCCCGATTGGGTCGAGGAGGAGCTGCGCTATCTAGGCCGGACGACCAAGCTGCTGCGCGAGAACGCGACGGCCTTCGTCGACCCCGCCTGGCAGCCGCTCGTCCCCACTCTGGAGGACGGCATCTGGGCCAATCGCTGGCGGGACGGAGGGAAGACCGTCTTCACCGTCTTCAGCCTGCGTCCCGAGGGATACAAGGGGCCGCTCGTCGATGTCGACGTTCCTGCCGGCTCCCATTTGGTCAGCCTGTGGAATCACGAAGAGCTCGCGGCCGTTGAGCGCAGCGGGCGCTTCTACGCGCCCGTAGACATTGAAGCCTTCGCCGCCTCCCGGCTCGGAACGCGCCTTGAGGGGAACGCGGAATGCCTGGCCGTTTTGCCGGAGATCCTCAAGGTCTCCGCGGACGGCGAGATCGTGACGTTCGAAGCGCCCGGCGCGCCCGCGGGAAGCCGCATCGCCGTCTCGGCCGGAAGTCCCTCCTATGCCGAAGAGCCGGCTAGGTTCGGGACGGAGCGGCGGACGATCGCCCTGCACGACTATTTCGGATTCCAGGAGGAGAAGTTCGTTGTCCAGCTGTTCGACGGGCGGGGCGAGATCCTGGACGAACGGGTCGTTCGCCTGGCCCTGGCCCTGCCCCGGCTCGTCTCCGGCGCCGAGCGGACCGCGGCCGCCAAGATCGCGCCGCCCGGCATGGTCGAGATCCCGGCCGGGACGTTCGTCTTCAAGACCGCGGGCAACCCCGACGACGCCAACCCGATCATTCCCTATCCGGACACCCAGAAGCCGCGGACCTTGGCGATGCCGCGCTTATTCATGGACCGCACGCCCGTGACCAACGCCCAGTTCGCGGCCTTCCTGGCGGCGGCGAAATACGCGCCCAAGGACGCGTCCAACTTCCTGAAGCATTGGTCGGGCGGGAAGATCCCCGCCGGCCTTGAAAACCACCCCGTCGTCTGGGTCTCGCTTGAGGATGCCCGGGCCTACGCACGCTGGGCGGGCAAGCGCCTGCCGACCGAAGCCGAGTGGCAGTATGCTGCCCAGGGGACCGACGGCCGGGCTTATCCCTGGGGGGCGAAGATGGAGCCTGGCCGGTGTAACGACAAGCTCAACCGGACTACCCCGGTGGACGCCTTCCCGCGCGGGGCCAGCCCCTACGGCGTCCTGGACATGGTCGGCAACGTCTGGCAGGTGCTCGGCGACGTCTACGACGACGGAGTGTACGCGTACGGGATCATCCGCGGCGGGAGCCATTATGCGCCCGAGAAGAGCGTCTGGTACGTCAAGAGCGGCCCGCTGCCCGTGGACCGCGTTCAGATTCTTCTTCTCGTGGCGCCCGGCCTCGACCGCAGCTCGACCGTAGGCTTCCGCTGCGTCAAGGATGCCGAGTGA